The Spirosoma radiotolerans genome has a window encoding:
- a CDS encoding 2Fe-2S iron-sulfur cluster-binding protein, protein MITFTVEDRDGEQKPVEVPEGISLSLMEVLKASDYNILATCGGMALCATCHVQVVNGFDNLPPAQDLELDMLDTLPDADSDSRLACQIRVDEAVEGALFRIKSEEPS, encoded by the coding sequence ATGATTACATTCACAGTAGAAGACCGGGATGGCGAACAGAAGCCGGTAGAGGTACCCGAAGGCATTAGCCTGAGCCTGATGGAAGTGCTGAAAGCGTCGGACTACAACATTTTGGCAACCTGTGGTGGGATGGCTCTCTGCGCGACCTGCCACGTTCAGGTCGTGAACGGATTTGATAACTTACCGCCGGCGCAGGATCTTGAACTGGATATGCTCGATACCCTGCCCGACGCTGATTCGGATAGTCGATTGGCTTGCCAGATTCGGGTAGATGAGGCAGTCGAGGGAGCCCTATTTAGAATAAAGAGCGAAGAGCCTTCCTGA
- a CDS encoding CocE/NonD family hydrolase: MKTLITFLLLIPVFVVAQTTPSANPYPFTPAQDSAYVRENYQKSEFLVPMRDGTKLFTQVYAPKDQTVKHPIIMQRTPYSCQPYGVERIRRRVGPNAFMLRDNYIVVYQDVRGRWASEGTFVEMTPHIDVKKGNADHDEASDTYDTIDWLLKNMPNNNGNVGQWGISYPGFFTSAGAVSGHPALKASSPQAPMADLWRDDAFHNGAFMIAANFGFYTFFQEHKQPTKQNPPAIFDINDPDGYHFYLNMGPTANSESAYYKGRNKYYHENFEHPDYDEHWKKRNILPHLKGIKQAVMVVGGWYDEQDLFGTFNTYKAIEKQNPGIQSIFVVGPWVHGGWAGPSGQTLADLDFGSKVSPYYQENIEAKFFKHYLFNEATSLSLPEATLFETGSNRWRSFDTYPPKGTVQKQLYLAGNGKLSFTPSTTGAAFSEFPSDPAHPVPFSSKINDGFSADYMVEDQRFASARPDVLTFQTDALTEDLTLAGPILAQLTVSTTGTDADWVVKVIDVYPPDAPQNPKKPDVVYGDYQQLVRSDIIRGRYRNNISKPEPFTPNQPTSVAVELQDVLHTFKKGHRLMVQVQSSCFPWSDRNPQTFVPIFSAKESDYKKATHRVYHGKPGASFLKVGVLAQ; the protein is encoded by the coding sequence TTGAAAACACTCATCACGTTCCTGCTGCTGATCCCCGTATTTGTTGTTGCCCAAACGACGCCATCGGCTAATCCATACCCATTTACTCCCGCCCAAGATTCCGCTTATGTGCGTGAGAACTACCAGAAATCTGAATTTCTGGTGCCCATGCGCGATGGCACCAAACTGTTTACGCAGGTCTATGCCCCAAAAGACCAGACCGTAAAACATCCGATCATTATGCAACGGACGCCCTACAGTTGCCAGCCTTACGGCGTTGAGCGCATCCGTCGGCGGGTTGGGCCCAATGCATTCATGCTTCGCGATAATTACATCGTTGTCTATCAGGACGTTCGGGGGCGGTGGGCATCTGAGGGAACATTTGTCGAAATGACTCCGCACATAGATGTCAAGAAAGGAAACGCCGACCACGACGAAGCATCTGACACCTACGATACCATCGATTGGCTGCTGAAAAACATGCCTAACAACAACGGCAATGTCGGGCAATGGGGCATTAGTTATCCCGGCTTCTTTACCTCAGCGGGGGCCGTATCGGGGCATCCTGCCCTGAAAGCATCCTCTCCACAAGCGCCTATGGCTGACCTCTGGCGCGATGATGCGTTTCACAATGGGGCGTTTATGATTGCCGCCAACTTTGGGTTCTACACGTTTTTTCAGGAACACAAACAACCGACCAAACAGAATCCTCCAGCTATCTTCGACATCAACGATCCCGACGGCTATCATTTTTACCTGAACATGGGCCCAACGGCCAATTCGGAAAGTGCTTACTACAAGGGACGCAACAAATACTATCACGAGAATTTCGAGCATCCAGATTACGACGAGCATTGGAAAAAGCGCAACATTCTGCCGCACCTCAAAGGCATTAAGCAGGCCGTTATGGTTGTCGGCGGCTGGTACGATGAGCAGGATTTATTTGGTACCTTCAATACCTACAAGGCAATTGAGAAACAGAATCCGGGTATTCAAAGCATCTTCGTGGTAGGCCCCTGGGTGCATGGCGGCTGGGCGGGTCCGTCGGGGCAAACGCTGGCTGACCTGGATTTTGGTTCGAAGGTATCGCCCTACTATCAGGAAAATATCGAAGCGAAATTCTTCAAACATTACCTCTTCAACGAGGCTACTTCCCTATCCCTTCCCGAAGCCACCCTATTTGAAACCGGGTCGAATCGCTGGCGTTCCTTCGATACGTATCCGCCGAAAGGAACGGTTCAGAAACAACTGTATCTGGCAGGAAATGGCAAACTCAGCTTTACCCCGTCAACAACCGGTGCGGCCTTCTCCGAATTCCCGTCTGACCCGGCGCATCCGGTCCCATTTTCCAGCAAAATCAACGATGGCTTTTCCGCCGATTACATGGTCGAGGATCAGCGATTTGCCTCGGCACGCCCGGATGTGCTAACGTTCCAAACCGACGCGCTTACCGAAGACTTGACGTTAGCCGGACCAATTTTAGCCCAGCTTACCGTTTCCACCACGGGTACCGATGCCGACTGGGTTGTTAAAGTCATTGATGTGTATCCGCCCGATGCGCCCCAGAATCCGAAGAAACCAGATGTTGTCTACGGCGATTATCAGCAGTTGGTGCGCAGTGATATTATTCGGGGACGTTACCGGAATAACATCAGCAAACCTGAACCATTCACCCCGAATCAGCCCACTTCCGTTGCCGTCGAGTTGCAGGATGTGCTGCATACGTTCAAAAAAGGGCATCGGCTTATGGTGCAGGTACAAAGTTCATGCTTCCCCTGGAGTGACCGGAATCCGCAAACATTTGTCCCTATTTTTAGCGCGAAAGAGTCCGACTACAAGAAAGCAACCCATCGGGTGTACCACGGCAAGCCGGGCGCCAGTTTCTTAAAAGTGGGCGTTCTGGCTCAGTAA
- the bla gene encoding subclass B1 metallo-beta-lactamase: MIHSQSQRMRVLFALAGLLFIPFFVQAQARPMLAVTPLNDQVYVHTTYGIYGKTPFPSNGLIIKTTDGVVLVDTGWDTDTNTDNTRQLLQWVSNNLHQPVRLCIVTHAHEDRVGGISELRKAGIRVISTPLTARKSVALGFQAPDGILPNDTTFSIGQEPIRCFFPGEGHTNDNIVVWLPNQQILYGGCLIKSVAAFGMGNLADANLNQWAGSIQTLMKQFGGARIVVPGHQDWGDSKSMEHTLQLLAKHAAAKK; encoded by the coding sequence ATGATTCATTCTCAGTCGCAACGTATGCGTGTGCTATTTGCCTTAGCAGGGCTTCTGTTTATTCCTTTTTTTGTTCAGGCTCAAGCCAGGCCAATGCTTGCGGTTACGCCCCTCAACGACCAGGTTTATGTCCACACAACCTACGGTATTTATGGAAAAACGCCTTTTCCGTCTAACGGACTGATTATTAAAACAACTGACGGTGTCGTTTTGGTTGATACAGGCTGGGATACGGACACCAACACCGATAATACGCGCCAGTTGCTCCAGTGGGTTAGTAATAACCTGCATCAGCCGGTTCGGCTTTGTATCGTGACGCACGCCCACGAAGATCGGGTGGGCGGTATCAGCGAACTCCGCAAAGCAGGTATCCGGGTCATCAGCACACCACTGACCGCCCGAAAATCAGTCGCACTGGGCTTTCAGGCACCCGACGGTATTTTACCAAACGATACCACGTTCTCAATCGGTCAGGAGCCCATTCGTTGTTTCTTCCCCGGCGAAGGGCACACGAATGATAACATCGTCGTCTGGCTGCCCAACCAGCAAATACTCTACGGCGGCTGTCTGATAAAAAGTGTAGCGGCCTTTGGCATGGGAAACCTCGCCGATGCGAACCTCAACCAATGGGCTGGCTCCATTCAAACGCTGATGAAGCAGTTCGGAGGAGCCCGGATTGTGGTACCCGGCCATCAGGACTGGGGTGATTCAAAGTCGATGGAGCATACGCTGCAACTGCTGGCCAAGCATGCCGCAGCCAAAAAGTAA
- a CDS encoding NIPSNAP family protein produces MFSNRKAVGTPFVGLLVALLFSLNQGFGFAPKREFYQIKIYHLKDNSQKDRLETYLKQAYLPALHRAGIGKIGVFTPADADSLVYMLIPFKSVDQFMGLPETLAKDKQYTSAGQDYLEAAFDKPVYKGFESILMESFAGMPSMIVPKLNAPASERIYELRRYEAATEKLHENKISQFNNGELDIFKRLGFNTVFCGQVKVGGKQPSMMYMTSFENKTERDTHWKAFGADPAWKTLNALPEYAHNFLRADIYLLHPTAYSEI; encoded by the coding sequence ATGTTCAGTAATCGTAAAGCAGTAGGTACTCCGTTCGTTGGCCTTCTCGTGGCTCTCCTCTTCAGCCTGAATCAAGGATTTGGTTTCGCGCCTAAACGTGAATTTTACCAGATCAAAATTTATCACCTAAAAGATAACAGCCAGAAAGACCGGCTGGAAACGTATTTGAAGCAGGCGTATCTACCCGCGCTGCATCGAGCAGGTATCGGAAAAATTGGCGTCTTCACACCCGCCGACGCCGACTCACTGGTGTACATGCTTATTCCGTTCAAATCGGTCGATCAGTTTATGGGCCTGCCCGAAACACTGGCGAAAGACAAACAATATACGTCGGCCGGGCAGGATTATCTGGAGGCTGCTTTTGACAAGCCTGTTTATAAGGGCTTCGAATCGATTCTGATGGAGTCGTTTGCCGGTATGCCCAGTATGATCGTGCCAAAATTGAACGCACCAGCTTCCGAGCGTATTTATGAACTTCGCCGGTACGAAGCCGCTACCGAGAAATTGCATGAGAACAAGATCAGCCAGTTCAACAATGGCGAGCTGGATATTTTCAAGCGGCTGGGTTTCAACACGGTGTTCTGTGGTCAGGTAAAAGTGGGCGGCAAGCAGCCGAGCATGATGTATATGACCTCATTTGAAAACAAAACGGAACGTGATACTCATTGGAAAGCGTTCGGTGCCGATCCGGCCTGGAAAACGTTAAATGCGCTCCCTGAATATGCCCACAACTTTCTGCGGGCCGACATTTACCTGTTGCACCCAACAGCTTATTCAGAGATCTAA
- a CDS encoding S10 family peptidase, which yields MKYVSLILLLCFYTLTDTFAQKPASTEKQGPKEDKPSASSRTLNMDAQVVTNGQVTIKGQRVPYKATAGTIPVWDEEGKPIAGVFFTYFERSDVADRTTRPLVISFNGGPGTASVWMMIGYTGPRILKIDDEGYPTQPYGIKDNPNSILDVADIVYVDPVNTGFSRPANKDVPAAKLFFGVNADIKYLADWLNTFVSRYNRWASPKYLIGESYGTTRVSGLALELQNAHWMYLNGVILVSPTDLGIERDGPAKGALKLPYFAATAWYHKALPADLQKKDLTDILPEVEAFTISEYLPALALGGSLSDQKRKEIAAKVARYSGLSETAVMQQNLDVPANFFWKELLRSKSQTVGRLDSRYLGIDSKDAGISPDYNAELTSWLHSFTPAINMFMREELNYKTDLKYYMFGPTFPWDNTNNHTGENLRQAMAQNPYLHLLVQSGYYDGACDYFNAKYNMWQMDASGKLNDRMEWVGYRSGHMMYLRKEDLATSNEHLRKFIQKSTPQNSAPAKYSGSR from the coding sequence ATGAAATACGTTTCCCTGATTCTGCTTCTCTGTTTCTACACCCTCACCGATACGTTTGCCCAAAAGCCTGCCAGTACAGAAAAACAAGGCCCAAAAGAAGACAAGCCCAGTGCCTCTTCCCGCACGCTGAACATGGACGCGCAGGTTGTGACCAATGGGCAGGTCACGATTAAAGGTCAACGGGTTCCTTATAAAGCGACCGCAGGCACCATTCCGGTTTGGGATGAAGAGGGGAAGCCCATTGCCGGGGTATTTTTTACTTATTTCGAACGGTCCGACGTAGCCGACCGAACGACCCGTCCGTTAGTCATCTCGTTCAATGGTGGGCCAGGTACGGCTTCCGTCTGGATGATGATTGGCTACACCGGCCCGCGCATCCTGAAGATTGATGACGAAGGCTATCCAACCCAGCCTTATGGCATTAAAGACAATCCGAACTCGATTCTGGATGTGGCCGACATTGTGTATGTCGATCCGGTCAATACGGGGTTTTCCCGCCCCGCCAATAAAGATGTACCCGCAGCCAAACTGTTCTTTGGCGTCAACGCCGACATTAAATACTTAGCCGATTGGCTCAATACCTTTGTTAGTCGCTACAACCGCTGGGCATCGCCCAAGTATTTGATTGGTGAAAGTTACGGCACTACCCGCGTATCGGGCTTGGCCCTTGAACTCCAGAACGCCCACTGGATGTACCTGAATGGCGTTATTCTGGTTTCGCCAACTGATTTGGGGATCGAACGGGATGGTCCTGCCAAAGGAGCCCTCAAGCTCCCCTACTTTGCCGCTACAGCCTGGTATCACAAAGCCTTACCCGCTGACTTGCAAAAGAAAGACCTGACCGATATTCTGCCCGAGGTGGAAGCCTTCACAATCTCGGAGTACCTGCCCGCTCTGGCCCTGGGCGGCTCCCTGAGCGATCAGAAACGGAAGGAAATCGCGGCTAAAGTGGCCCGGTATTCGGGCTTATCCGAAACGGCCGTGATGCAGCAGAACCTGGATGTACCCGCTAATTTTTTCTGGAAAGAACTGCTCCGAAGCAAAAGCCAGACGGTCGGACGGCTGGATTCCCGGTATCTGGGTATAGATAGTAAAGATGCCGGTATCAGTCCCGATTATAATGCCGAGCTGACCTCCTGGCTGCATTCCTTCACGCCCGCTATCAACATGTTTATGCGCGAAGAACTGAACTACAAAACTGATCTGAAATATTACATGTTTGGTCCCACATTTCCCTGGGACAATACCAACAACCATACGGGCGAAAACCTGCGTCAGGCGATGGCTCAGAATCCGTATCTGCATCTATTGGTGCAATCGGGCTATTATGATGGGGCCTGCGATTACTTTAATGCCAAATACAATATGTGGCAGATGGACGCCAGCGGCAAACTGAACGACCGAATGGAATGGGTTGGCTACCGGAGCGGCCACATGATGTATCTCCGCAAAGAAGATCTCGCCACCAGCAACGAACACCTGCGAAAGTTCATTCAGAAAAGCACTCCCCAAAACAGCGCACCCGCTAAGTATTCGGGAAGCCGGTAG
- a CDS encoding nucleoside hydrolase translates to MPKLLLMDHDGAIDDLLSQLLVLTMPDVQLIGVTVTPADCYIEPALDSTYKLLQLMEQEHVPLGRGDYYGINAFPGEWRARPEIINALPLLINLPKSPDPYAYLSAPDLIMETLTKATEKVSILLTGPCANLVLALEKAPELKEKIQEIVWMAGAFRVPGNVQTYQHDGTAEWNVFWDPISSQKLVSYELPLTLIPLDVTNHVPVTKPFLSALATQIDYRLSNLTGQFWALTIDTIPSYQYTYFMWDILATSYLAMPEHFTTERVKANVSTRPPNAGQTYLDESGYELTIATDVNVAYFYDYLLAQFKR, encoded by the coding sequence ATGCCCAAACTTCTCCTGATGGACCACGATGGGGCCATTGATGATCTGTTATCGCAATTACTCGTCCTGACCATGCCCGATGTTCAGCTGATCGGTGTTACGGTCACGCCCGCCGATTGCTACATTGAGCCCGCCCTTGACTCGACGTATAAGCTGCTTCAACTGATGGAGCAGGAGCATGTTCCCCTAGGGCGCGGTGACTATTACGGCATCAACGCCTTTCCGGGCGAATGGCGGGCACGGCCCGAAATCATTAATGCCCTGCCACTGCTCATCAATCTGCCCAAGTCGCCCGATCCTTACGCCTATTTGAGTGCGCCCGATTTGATCATGGAGACGTTAACGAAGGCGACCGAAAAGGTAAGCATTTTACTGACGGGCCCATGCGCCAATCTGGTCCTGGCACTGGAGAAAGCACCGGAATTAAAAGAGAAGATCCAGGAAATCGTTTGGATGGCCGGGGCGTTTCGCGTTCCAGGCAATGTGCAGACGTATCAACACGATGGTACGGCCGAATGGAATGTATTTTGGGACCCGATCAGTTCGCAAAAGCTGGTTTCCTATGAATTACCGCTGACACTCATTCCGCTGGATGTAACGAATCATGTGCCGGTTACCAAGCCGTTTCTGTCCGCGTTAGCTACCCAGATTGACTACAGGCTATCTAACCTTACGGGCCAGTTTTGGGCGCTAACGATCGACACCATTCCAAGTTATCAGTACACCTATTTTATGTGGGACATTTTGGCAACCAGCTACTTAGCAATGCCCGAACACTTCACCACCGAACGGGTGAAAGCAAACGTCAGTACACGGCCACCCAATGCGGGACAAACGTACCTGGACGAATCAGGCTACGAGCTGACCATCGCAACGGATGTGAATGTGGCCTATTTTTATGACTACCTGCTAGCGCAGTTTAAACGTTGA
- a CDS encoding M20/M25/M40 family metallo-hydrolase — translation MKHILFSLLMVTSGAFAQSLPKTEAGVVATVKKQMPETEAFLEKVVNINSGSLNKEGVRTVGKLMSDELGKLGFKTEWITLPDSLNRAGHLVATRQGKKGKKLFLIGHLDTVFEKSLPMEPFTRVNDSTASGQGVNDIKGGDVLVIAALKALNDQKLLDDASITVYFTGDEESGGGAASRIDFVERAKKCDIALAFETAQGLHSVTTGRRGSSSWTLNVKARTGHSSRIFSDLGYGAIYEAVRILNEFRRTLGQEQYLTFNPGLIVGGSEVHYDDKTAKAETIGKTNIVAGTALVKGDLRFLTEAQKESARTHMREIVDKSLPLTKATISFSDGIPGMEPSAANDDLRKQLDKLSRDMGIGPVQAGDPGSRGAGDVSFVAQYMPCLDGLGASGKGAHSIEETMNTKEYPLLIQRTALFIYRLTR, via the coding sequence ATGAAGCATATTTTATTTAGTCTGTTAATGGTCACATCGGGTGCGTTCGCCCAGTCACTTCCCAAAACAGAAGCAGGCGTTGTGGCCACCGTCAAAAAGCAGATGCCTGAAACCGAGGCCTTTCTCGAAAAGGTCGTTAATATCAATAGCGGCTCGTTAAATAAAGAAGGCGTCCGGACGGTCGGTAAGCTAATGTCGGATGAACTCGGCAAGCTGGGCTTTAAAACAGAGTGGATTACCTTACCCGATTCCCTCAATCGGGCCGGACACCTGGTGGCTACCCGGCAGGGTAAGAAAGGGAAAAAGCTGTTTCTGATTGGCCATCTGGATACCGTCTTTGAGAAGAGCCTGCCGATGGAACCTTTCACCCGTGTCAATGATTCGACGGCTTCGGGGCAGGGGGTCAATGACATCAAAGGGGGCGACGTGCTGGTGATTGCCGCTTTAAAAGCTCTGAATGACCAAAAACTGCTCGACGACGCGTCTATTACGGTCTATTTTACTGGCGATGAAGAAAGTGGGGGCGGGGCCGCCAGCCGTATTGATTTTGTGGAACGAGCCAAGAAATGTGATATCGCCCTGGCGTTCGAAACGGCGCAGGGGTTGCATAGTGTCACTACTGGTCGGCGGGGTTCCAGCAGCTGGACGCTCAACGTAAAAGCCCGAACGGGGCATTCGTCCCGGATTTTCAGCGACCTGGGTTACGGCGCGATTTATGAAGCTGTTCGCATTCTGAACGAATTTCGGCGCACGTTGGGGCAGGAACAATACCTGACCTTCAATCCCGGCTTGATCGTAGGCGGTTCGGAGGTGCATTATGATGATAAAACCGCCAAAGCGGAAACCATCGGCAAGACAAACATTGTAGCCGGAACGGCGCTGGTAAAAGGCGACCTGCGGTTTTTGACCGAAGCGCAGAAGGAAAGCGCCCGAACCCACATGCGCGAAATTGTCGATAAGTCGCTGCCACTCACGAAAGCAACGATCTCATTTTCAGACGGCATTCCAGGAATGGAACCATCGGCGGCCAACGATGACCTTCGAAAACAACTAGATAAACTCAGTCGCGATATGGGCATCGGTCCCGTTCAGGCGGGTGATCCCGGTTCGCGCGGGGCGGGCGACGTGTCGTTTGTCGCGCAATACATGCCCTGTCTGGATGGGTTGGGTGCGTCGGGTAAAGGAGCGCACAGTATTGAAGAAACCATGAACACCAAAGAATATCCCTTGTTGATTCAACGGACGGCTCTGTTCATTTATCGGCTGACGCGATAG
- a CDS encoding amidohydrolase: protein MHLQSLQQAVFMALDEADIFVQFRRELHQFPEVSCQEVDTQRRIKSFVNPFAPTRLVELATTGLLLQYGESNEGPVTLIRADSDALPIQEINTFAHRSRIDGVSHKCGHDGHVAILARLASLLGQKPIALGRVYLLFQPAEENGKGAESVLADPAFAAIRPDRVFALHNIPGYEQGVIVCKPGSFTPSVLSLIATFEGKVSHSAEPEKGLNPAYAMADFMLKTRQIQHTDPGSDAFALITPVYTTMGEKSYGISAGYGEVHLTLRTRNAKRMEALTAQLVALLDDLATDSGLAIKTSYTEAFFANENNTDAYEQIKSSALKLGYTFVEKQEPFKWGEDFGLFTQHFPGAMFGIGNGVDSPALHNDDYDFNDNLIEPAARLFFDLIEIAHF, encoded by the coding sequence ATGCACTTACAATCACTTCAACAAGCTGTTTTTATGGCGTTAGACGAGGCAGATATCTTTGTTCAATTCAGGCGGGAACTTCATCAGTTCCCTGAAGTGTCGTGTCAGGAAGTGGACACGCAAAGACGGATAAAATCGTTTGTCAATCCGTTTGCGCCCACCCGCCTGGTTGAACTGGCCACTACTGGTTTGCTGCTCCAATATGGTGAAAGCAATGAAGGGCCCGTCACCTTAATCCGGGCAGATAGTGATGCGTTACCAATCCAGGAGATAAATACGTTTGCTCACAGGTCAAGAATTGACGGTGTCTCACACAAGTGCGGTCACGATGGTCACGTGGCTATCCTGGCTCGGCTGGCGTCTCTGTTGGGGCAAAAACCGATCGCACTGGGCCGGGTATATTTGCTATTTCAGCCCGCCGAAGAAAATGGCAAAGGGGCCGAATCGGTACTGGCTGACCCCGCCTTCGCGGCCATTCGTCCCGACCGGGTTTTCGCTCTGCACAATATACCGGGTTATGAACAAGGCGTCATTGTGTGTAAACCAGGCTCATTTACGCCATCTGTACTGAGTCTGATTGCCACGTTCGAAGGGAAGGTTTCCCATTCGGCCGAACCTGAAAAGGGCTTGAATCCAGCTTATGCTATGGCCGATTTCATGCTTAAAACCAGGCAAATACAACATACTGATCCGGGGTCGGATGCGTTTGCGCTGATAACGCCGGTTTATACGACAATGGGGGAGAAATCCTACGGCATCTCGGCGGGTTATGGAGAGGTTCATTTAACCTTACGAACCCGCAATGCCAAACGGATGGAAGCTTTGACGGCTCAGTTAGTGGCGTTGCTCGATGACCTGGCTACCGACAGTGGCCTGGCCATAAAAACAAGCTATACGGAGGCCTTCTTTGCCAATGAAAACAATACCGACGCGTATGAGCAGATCAAATCCAGCGCACTAAAACTCGGCTACACATTCGTTGAAAAACAAGAGCCCTTCAAATGGGGCGAAGATTTCGGATTATTTACCCAGCATTTTCCCGGTGCTATGTTTGGCATTGGCAATGGTGTAGACTCGCCAGCTCTGCACAATGACGATTATGATTTTAACGATAACCTGATCGAACCAGCGGCCCGGTTATTTTTTGACCTGATCGAAATCGCTCATTTTTGA
- a CDS encoding S9 family peptidase, protein MKKFTLLSLLFGLWLYQSVQAQTFSLEAVKSYPFPNELTSSAQGSRIAWAFNEQGKRNVYVAEGPDFAPRKLTNYTDDDGQEITSLSISDDGKWVIYVRGGDHGSNWDDELPVNTMSTPVPPKVQIWSIPFAGGEAKAIAEGDAPAISPKSDRVAFIKSGQVWVAPLDASSAAKAMFTARGTNSSIQWAPDGSKLAFVCDRKDHAFVGVFTNETTPILWIAPSFSQDESPRWAPDSKRLVFVRTPGSGGAPDSLLTRKHRPWSIWTADVASSGNASQIWQAPKTLAGSVPSTHGGFNLNWAANERIVFLSYQDGWPHLYSIASSGGSPLLLTPAPFMAEHITMSHDRKWLLFSGNTGPDKLDIDRRHAVRVPVDKAAMEVLTPGAGLEWTPVVTGDGATIAMISATAQRPPLPTVMAFTKGTPKVLAQNLVPANFPTTQLVIPKQVTFKSPDGMTVHGQLFEPTGGPSKKPTLIYVHGGPPRQMLLGWNYSDYYANSYALNQYLAGQGFVVLSVNYRLGIGYGYDFHQPANGGATGASEYQDVRAAAVWLSEQPQVDATKIGIYGGSYGGYLTALALARDSKLFAAGVDIHGVHDWSQQRYGVSATDRFEKVPDADKAAKIVWESSPVSSVSSWTSPVLIIHGDDDRNVRFSQSTDLVQRLDKQGVPMETLVIVDDTHHWMKHTNALKMSAATAEYFKRKLMKPKQ, encoded by the coding sequence ATGAAAAAGTTTACGTTGCTGAGCCTGCTATTCGGGCTCTGGCTATATCAATCTGTTCAGGCTCAGACCTTCTCGCTGGAAGCGGTGAAGAGTTACCCCTTCCCAAATGAGCTAACCAGTTCGGCACAGGGGTCGCGTATTGCGTGGGCATTCAATGAGCAGGGTAAACGGAATGTATACGTTGCCGAAGGACCTGACTTTGCACCCCGAAAACTGACTAACTACACCGACGATGATGGGCAGGAAATTACGAGCCTGTCCATTTCCGATGATGGAAAATGGGTCATCTACGTGCGGGGGGGCGATCATGGTTCTAACTGGGACGACGAATTGCCCGTCAATACGATGTCGACGCCCGTGCCGCCCAAGGTTCAAATCTGGAGTATTCCCTTTGCGGGTGGTGAAGCCAAGGCCATTGCCGAGGGCGATGCACCTGCTATTTCGCCCAAAAGCGACCGCGTTGCCTTTATTAAAAGTGGTCAGGTTTGGGTAGCCCCCCTGGATGCGTCTTCAGCGGCAAAAGCCATGTTTACCGCCAGGGGTACAAATAGCTCCATTCAATGGGCGCCCGATGGCTCGAAACTGGCCTTTGTCTGCGACCGCAAGGACCACGCCTTTGTGGGCGTTTTTACCAACGAAACCACGCCCATTTTGTGGATCGCGCCGTCGTTCTCGCAGGATGAGTCACCCCGTTGGGCACCCGACAGCAAGCGACTTGTTTTTGTTCGCACACCCGGCTCCGGTGGTGCTCCCGACTCGCTGCTAACGCGTAAGCACCGCCCCTGGTCGATCTGGACGGCCGATGTTGCGTCGTCGGGCAATGCATCACAAATCTGGCAGGCTCCCAAAACGCTGGCGGGGTCAGTGCCTTCCACGCACGGAGGCTTTAACCTGAACTGGGCCGCCAATGAGCGCATTGTTTTTCTGTCGTATCAGGATGGCTGGCCGCATTTGTATTCCATTGCCTCGTCGGGAGGAAGTCCCTTGTTATTGACACCGGCGCCGTTCATGGCCGAACATATTACAATGAGCCACGACCGAAAATGGTTGTTATTCAGTGGGAATACTGGCCCCGATAAACTGGACATCGACCGCCGGCACGCCGTTCGTGTGCCTGTCGATAAAGCGGCTATGGAAGTATTGACACCGGGAGCGGGCCTGGAATGGACACCCGTCGTAACGGGGGATGGCGCTACCATTGCCATGATCAGTGCCACGGCCCAGCGCCCGCCACTGCCAACGGTGATGGCCTTTACCAAAGGGACACCTAAAGTATTAGCCCAGAATCTGGTGCCAGCCAACTTCCCGACCACTCAGTTGGTAATACCTAAGCAAGTTACATTTAAGTCGCCGGACGGAATGACCGTTCATGGCCAGCTTTTTGAGCCAACAGGTGGGCCTTCCAAAAAGCCCACGCTGATTTATGTTCATGGTGGCCCTCCGCGCCAAATGCTGTTGGGTTGGAATTACTCAGATTACTACGCCAATTCATACGCCCTCAACCAGTATTTAGCTGGTCAGGGATTTGTAGTGTTATCCGTGAATTATCGGCTGGGTATCGGGTATGGCTATGATTTCCATCAGCCGGCAAATGGTGGCGCAACCGGCGCATCCGAATACCAGGATGTTCGCGCTGCGGCCGTATGGCTTTCGGAGCAACCCCAGGTCGATGCCACTAAAATTGGTATTTATGGCGGCTCGTATGGCGGTTATCTGACGGCGCTTGCCCTCGCCCGTGATTCTAAACTTTTCGCGGCTGGTGTAGATATTCACGGCGTTCATGACTGGAGCCAGCAACGCTATGGGGTTAGCGCGACCGATCGGTTTGAGAAGGTCCCGGATGCCGATAAAGCAGCTAAAATTGTCTGGGAATCATCGCCGGTTTCATCGGTTAGTAGCTGGACATCGCCCGTACTCATCATTCATGGCGACGATGACCGCAATGTGCGCTTCAGCCAAAGCACAGACCTTGTCCAGCGTCTTGATAAACAGGGCGTTCCCATGGAAACGTTAGTGATTGTGGACGACACACACCACTGGATGAAACACACCAATGCCTTGAAAATGAGTGCTGCTACTGCCGAATACTTCAAACGAAAACTGATGAAGCCAAAGCAATAG